The following coding sequences are from one Primulina eburnea isolate SZY01 chromosome 15, ASM2296580v1, whole genome shotgun sequence window:
- the LOC140814125 gene encoding uncharacterized protein — protein MVVTLGPGKFYGSSLPRPWIYTDVKLNDERVDPPLPVMDPLISWANEAHWSMGGLSFKRHRLQGRIEGNVNKLRVQLEKELFKKSENQKKPIKGSAYSERRSSETSETPTPPPAPLAIKRRRVVGLVDEEEVHTGTKRGPVRKLGDDFERVARESGMPAKGADNNGDGSGAVAGRTRSKRNGGDVVVDEVTIKKGKKKLFKGGIRIRAAVLTADAGLRISPRLAKQSG, from the coding sequence ATGGTTGTGACCTTAGGTCCCGGAAAGTTTTATGGCAGCAGCCTTCCTCGGCCGTGGATCTACACCGACGTGAAATTGAATGACGAGAGAGTAGATCCACCGCTACCCGTGATGGACCCGTTAATCTCGTGGGCCAATGAGGCTCACTGGTCAATGGGGGGCCTCAGTTTCAAGCGCCACCGCCTCCAGGGTCGAATCGAGGGAAATGTAAACAAGCTTCGGGTGCAGCTAGAGAAGGAGCTTTTCAAGAAATCGGAAAATCAGAAGAAGCCTATCAAGGGCTCCGCGTATAGCGAAAGAAGATCTAGTGAAACCAGTGAAACCCCGACTCCGCCGCCTGCTCCTCTGGCGATTAAGCGGCGACGGGTTGTTGGTTTAGTAGATGAAGAGGAAGTGCATACGGGTACGAAGAGGGGACCCGTGAGGAAGTTAGGAGACGATTTTGAGAGGGTGGCGAGGGAGAGTGGGATGCCTGCGAAAGGCGCTGATAACAATGGCGACGGAAGTGGAGCTGTGGCCGGTCGGACCAGGAGCAAGAGAAATGGTGGGGATGTGGTTGTGGATGAAGTGACAATTAAGAAGGGGAAGAAGAAACTGTTCAAGGGAGGAATTCGGATTAGGGCTGCGGTGTTGACCGCCGACGCCGGGTTGAGAATCTCGCCACGTTTAGCCAAGCAAAGTGGCTAG